One stretch of Rosistilla oblonga DNA includes these proteins:
- a CDS encoding metal ABC transporter ATP-binding protein — MNQPLESTANDQIPLSIYDLTVAYHRKPVIWDICVDFPKGQLIGVVGPNGAGKSTLIKAAMDLVPRASGRVLVFGKPYDKNRHRVAYVPQRESVDWDFPVDALDVVTMGLYGQIGWCLPVRRKHRQAALEALDRVGIADLAKRQISQLSGGQQQRTFLARALVQDADLYLMDEPFAAVDASTERAILNILQEMRARGKTVLVIHHDLQTVADYFDYVVLLNMRVVAHGPTKTTFTEQNLTKAYGGRLTLLDEASEAIRRVQQ, encoded by the coding sequence ATGAACCAACCGCTCGAATCGACCGCCAACGACCAGATCCCGCTGTCGATCTATGATTTGACCGTTGCCTACCATCGCAAGCCCGTGATCTGGGACATCTGCGTCGACTTTCCCAAAGGGCAGTTGATCGGCGTCGTCGGCCCCAACGGCGCGGGGAAGAGCACGTTGATCAAAGCGGCGATGGATCTGGTGCCGCGAGCCTCCGGGCGGGTGCTGGTCTTTGGAAAGCCTTACGACAAGAACCGCCACCGCGTCGCTTACGTTCCGCAGCGCGAGAGCGTCGATTGGGACTTCCCGGTCGACGCCTTGGACGTCGTCACGATGGGGCTGTATGGCCAGATCGGATGGTGTCTGCCGGTTCGCCGCAAGCATCGCCAAGCGGCACTCGAAGCGTTGGACCGCGTCGGAATCGCCGACCTGGCCAAACGACAGATCAGCCAATTATCCGGCGGCCAACAACAGCGGACCTTCTTGGCCCGCGCCTTGGTTCAAGACGCCGATTTGTATCTGATGGACGAACCGTTCGCAGCGGTCGATGCGTCGACCGAACGAGCGATCCTGAACATCTTGCAAGAGATGCGGGCTCGCGGCAAAACGGTGTTGGTGATCCACCACGACTTGCAAACCGTCGCCGATTATTTCGATTACGTCGTGCTGTTGAACATGCGAGTTGTCGCGCACGGGCCGACCAAAACGACCTTCACCGAACAGAATCTGACCAAGGCGTACGGCGGGCGACTGACGTTGTTGGACGAAGCATCCGAGGCGATTCGGCGAGTGCAGCAGTGA
- a CDS encoding alpha-E domain-containing protein: MLSRVANSVYWMSRMVERAENVARFIDVNYNLTLGDSSPFVNQWEPLVFTTGDYDLFKKNYDTASRENVLKFLAFDRDNPNSIMSCVMLARENARTIRETITSPMWEHVNRFYLMLRNAVNDSSILYDPVSFCAEVRNASHTLVGTTYTTMSHGEAWHFLRMGRLLERADKISRIADVQYYLLLPKAEDVGTSLDVVRWSALLRSNSALEMYRRVYGAIEPNNVAQFLILDRHFPRSIRFCLIGAQHSLMEITGSRPGTFRLRCEQLIGRLSSEFDYMSIEEIIDQGMHEFIDDFQTRVNNVGNAIHEDFFTVPMRVE, encoded by the coding sequence ATGTTAAGTCGCGTTGCAAATTCAGTGTATTGGATGAGCCGAATGGTCGAACGCGCCGAAAATGTGGCGCGGTTCATCGACGTCAACTACAACCTCACGCTCGGTGACAGCAGCCCATTCGTGAACCAGTGGGAACCGCTGGTCTTCACCACCGGCGATTACGACCTGTTCAAAAAGAACTACGACACCGCATCGCGCGAGAACGTGCTGAAGTTCTTGGCGTTCGATCGCGACAATCCCAATTCGATCATGTCGTGCGTGATGTTGGCGCGGGAAAACGCCCGGACGATCCGCGAAACGATCACCAGCCCGATGTGGGAACATGTCAACCGCTTCTATTTGATGCTGAGAAACGCAGTCAATGACAGCAGCATCCTGTACGATCCGGTCAGCTTCTGCGCCGAGGTCCGCAACGCCAGCCACACCCTGGTCGGAACCACGTACACGACGATGTCGCACGGCGAAGCATGGCACTTCCTTCGCATGGGGCGGCTGCTGGAAAGAGCCGACAAGATCTCGCGAATCGCCGACGTGCAGTATTATCTGCTGCTGCCTAAAGCCGAGGATGTGGGGACGTCGCTGGACGTCGTCCGTTGGTCGGCGCTGCTGCGTTCCAATAGCGCGTTGGAGATGTACCGCCGCGTCTACGGAGCGATCGAGCCGAACAACGTCGCCCAATTCCTGATCCTCGACCGCCACTTCCCTCGCTCGATCCGATTTTGTCTGATCGGAGCCCAGCATTCGCTGATGGAAATCACCGGCAGCCGCCCCGGCACGTTCCGCTTGAGGTGCGAACAGCTGATCGGGCGATTAAGTTCAGAATTTGATTACATGAGTATCGAAGAAATCATTGATCAGGGGATGCACGAATTTATCGACGACTTCCAGACCCGCGTGAACAATGTCGGGAATGCGATTCACGAAGACTTTTTCACAGTGCCGATGCGAGTAGAGTAA
- a CDS encoding circularly permuted type 2 ATP-grasp protein: protein MFTPNGEARGYCAPYVNKLGKLQAGELGRRQTSAEHALRNMGITFNVYGHADGREKVWPFDVLPRIIDGNEWNQVEAGLKQRIRALNLFLDDIYNEQDILHDKILPEDLLATAGTLRPQMRGFSPAKRVWCHITGVDLVRDADGTIYVLEDNLRCPSGVSYVLENREVMKRTFPQVFEGIAVRPVEEYSEQLLKTLLQCAPPGTIAPTAVVLTPGSYNSAYYEHTFLAQQMGVQLVQGSDLVVENGYVHMRTTQGLQRVDVIYRRIDDDFLDPKCFRKDSCLGVPGLIDVYRAGRVTLANAPGTGVADDKAVYAYVPEIIKYYLDEDAILQNVPTYVCADPKHRQHVLANLDKLVVKPTNESGGYGILMGPQSTREEQAKYVDLINANPRNYIAQPMLNLSTVPTLVDDRLQPRHVDLRPFVLCGEDIYVMPGGLTRVALTEGSMIVNSSQGGGSKDTWVMDNSTSQPAPPAPAPEPESGQSQSQSQF from the coding sequence ATGTTCACCCCCAACGGCGAAGCTCGCGGTTATTGTGCTCCCTACGTAAATAAGCTGGGCAAATTGCAAGCCGGCGAACTGGGACGACGTCAGACATCTGCGGAGCATGCGCTTCGCAACATGGGGATCACCTTCAACGTCTACGGCCACGCCGATGGACGCGAAAAGGTATGGCCGTTTGATGTCCTGCCGCGGATTATCGACGGTAACGAATGGAACCAGGTCGAAGCGGGTTTGAAGCAGCGGATTCGCGCGTTGAACCTGTTCCTCGACGACATTTACAACGAACAAGACATCCTGCACGACAAGATCCTGCCCGAGGACCTGTTAGCCACGGCGGGAACCCTGCGTCCGCAAATGCGTGGTTTCAGTCCCGCCAAAAGAGTTTGGTGCCATATCACGGGAGTCGATCTTGTCCGCGACGCCGACGGCACCATCTATGTCCTGGAAGACAACCTCCGCTGCCCCTCGGGCGTCTCTTACGTTTTAGAAAACCGCGAGGTGATGAAGCGGACGTTTCCGCAGGTCTTCGAAGGGATCGCAGTCCGACCAGTCGAAGAATACTCCGAACAACTGCTCAAGACGCTGTTGCAGTGCGCCCCGCCCGGCACGATCGCTCCGACAGCCGTCGTGCTGACGCCGGGATCTTATAATTCCGCCTATTACGAGCATACTTTTCTTGCTCAACAGATGGGCGTGCAACTGGTTCAAGGCTCCGACCTCGTCGTCGAAAACGGCTACGTCCACATGCGAACGACGCAGGGACTGCAGCGCGTCGACGTGATCTACCGCCGCATCGACGACGACTTCTTGGATCCGAAGTGTTTCCGCAAAGACTCCTGCCTGGGCGTCCCGGGGCTGATCGATGTCTACCGCGCCGGACGCGTCACGCTAGCCAACGCGCCGGGGACCGGCGTCGCCGACGACAAAGCCGTCTACGCCTATGTCCCCGAGATCATCAAATATTACCTGGACGAAGACGCGATCCTGCAGAACGTTCCGACCTACGTCTGCGCCGATCCGAAACATCGCCAACACGTGCTAGCTAACCTCGACAAACTTGTCGTTAAACCGACAAATGAATCGGGGGGCTACGGAATCTTGATGGGCCCGCAATCGACGCGTGAAGAACAGGCGAAATACGTCGATTTGATCAACGCAAACCCGCGGAACTACATCGCCCAGCCGATGTTAAACCTTTCGACGGTTCCAACCCTCGTCGACGATCGCTTGCAACCGCGGCACGTCGATCTGCGTCCCTTCGTCCTCTGCGGCGAAGATATCTACGTGATGCCGGGCGGCTTAACCCGCGTCGCATTGACCGAGGGATCGATGATCGTCAACTCGTCCCAAGGCGGCGGCAGCAAGGATACCTGGGTGATGGACAACAGCACGTCGCAACCCGCTCCGCCCGCGCCGGCACCAGAGCCCGAGAGCGGACAATCGCAGTCGCAGAGCCAATTCTAA
- a CDS encoding iron chelate uptake ABC transporter family permease subunit, translating to MSRQRFPQRMLRWSGGLAGRRIRFALLLLAACGLIASSTAAGEEPAAMRSLANRELGWPSTEQWRRVIFLQDHNTRVVVLGTTLLGLAAGTIGSFTLLRKRALMGDALSHATLPGIGLAFIVATQLGFDGKTLPVLLLGAAVTGMIGVAGIVFIRSLTRLSEDTALGVVLSVFFGAGVAVLGVIQQMESGHSAGLESFIYGKTASMLPSDAWLIGGTGFVSCLVCFALFKELKLLCFDDGFAGSEGYSVTLLDGILMLLVVVVTIVGLQAVGLILVIALLVTPAAAARFWTHQLTRMVLLASGLGAISGMLGSATSALFPQLPSGAMIVLVATALFLFSMMLGPARGLLPRWLRRWRLNSSIERQHLMRGIYELLESRGYQGPESGDPIPSVSVDDLLRLRSWTLRRLKHGIRKAEEAGLLVQLPNQQIKVNKSGYHEAARLTHEHRLWEMYLITHAEVAATQVDRSADAIEHVLEPEMIDRLERLLQQSQRSTRVVDSPHPLSHD from the coding sequence ATGTCCAGGCAACGGTTTCCGCAACGCATGCTTCGCTGGTCCGGCGGCCTTGCCGGTCGCCGGATCCGATTTGCGTTGCTGTTGCTCGCCGCCTGTGGCTTGATCGCCAGCAGCACCGCGGCGGGCGAAGAACCTGCGGCGATGCGATCGTTGGCCAATCGCGAACTCGGCTGGCCTTCGACCGAACAATGGCGGCGGGTGATCTTTTTGCAAGATCACAACACGCGCGTCGTCGTGCTTGGGACGACGCTGTTGGGATTGGCGGCCGGCACGATCGGCAGCTTCACCCTGTTGCGGAAACGCGCTTTGATGGGGGACGCGCTCAGCCACGCGACGCTGCCCGGGATCGGGCTCGCCTTTATCGTCGCCACGCAACTTGGCTTCGATGGAAAAACGCTGCCGGTGCTGTTGTTGGGAGCCGCGGTGACGGGGATGATCGGCGTCGCCGGGATCGTCTTTATCCGCTCGCTGACCCGATTGAGCGAAGACACCGCGTTGGGCGTTGTGCTATCGGTCTTCTTCGGGGCAGGGGTGGCCGTGTTGGGCGTGATCCAGCAGATGGAGAGCGGGCATTCGGCGGGGCTGGAATCGTTTATCTACGGCAAGACCGCGTCGATGCTTCCCAGCGACGCGTGGTTGATCGGTGGCACCGGTTTCGTCTCCTGCCTTGTCTGTTTCGCTCTCTTCAAAGAATTGAAACTACTCTGCTTCGACGACGGCTTTGCGGGCAGCGAAGGCTATTCGGTCACGCTGTTGGACGGAATCTTGATGCTGCTGGTCGTCGTGGTCACGATCGTCGGACTGCAGGCGGTCGGGTTGATTCTAGTGATCGCATTGTTAGTCACCCCAGCGGCCGCGGCGAGGTTCTGGACGCATCAATTGACGCGAATGGTACTGCTGGCCTCTGGCTTGGGAGCGATCAGCGGGATGCTGGGCTCGGCGACCAGTGCGCTCTTCCCACAGCTTCCGTCGGGCGCGATGATCGTGCTGGTGGCGACCGCGCTGTTTTTGTTCAGCATGATGTTGGGCCCCGCGCGTGGACTGCTGCCACGCTGGCTGCGGCGCTGGCGGCTGAACAGCTCGATCGAACGCCAGCACCTGATGCGTGGGATCTACGAATTGCTCGAATCGCGAGGCTACCAGGGGCCCGAGAGCGGCGATCCGATCCCGTCGGTTTCGGTCGATGACTTGCTTCGGCTGCGCAGCTGGACGCTGCGGCGCTTGAAGCATGGGATTCGCAAAGCGGAAGAGGCGGGGCTGTTGGTCCAACTGCCCAACCAACAGATCAAGGTCAACAAATCGGGCTACCACGAAGCGGCTCGTTTGACGCATGAACATCGGTTGTGGGAGATGTATCTGATCACGCATGCCGAGGTGGCGGCGACTCAGGTCGACCGGTCGGCCGATGCGATCGAACACGTGCTGGAACCGGAGATGATCGATCGCCTGGAACGCTTGCTGCAGCAGAGCCAACGGAGCACGCGAGTCGTCGACAGCCCGCATCCGCTGTCGCACGACTGA
- a CDS encoding lipase family alpha/beta hydrolase translates to MLLSPRYRSFVVSLGCLIAAIGCAGKRSAKDLGNIYDSLAQAPDYERNPVIVIPGILGSRLVEEESRRVVWGTIDSRSTNPNDPEIAALLASPMVEGAPLASLRDNVVSDGPLARLKIRFLGIPIQVNAYEDILVTLGVGGYRDPSREEVEYANDHYNCFQFDFDWRRDITESVVLLHEFIQQQAEISRENSKRRFGIDNPDIKFDIVAHSMGSLVLRYYLRYGTQPLPEDGSLPELTWEGAKYIERAIMIAPPNQGSTLTLKELLAGSKFSSFLPIYPPAVLGTMPAVYQLLPRTRTGLVVQKQDPSKTLDLFDPAVWEELEWGLTAPDQDELLQAMLPDAPDRETRVRIANEHRRKCLIRAKKLHAALDLPATPPPGLQLHLFAGSSEPTVEKMVVDMETGEFEFPYEVAGDGTVTRTSAIMVEEVPGQQPLPRIYPIAWNSKTFIPSDHLGLTRHPIFVDNVLSLLLESRDAADLAAIRSAYAIQSMRKADVPPPLEELPLIR, encoded by the coding sequence ATGCTGTTGTCACCACGCTACCGGAGTTTCGTCGTCAGCCTCGGCTGCCTGATCGCGGCGATCGGCTGCGCGGGCAAACGGTCGGCGAAAGACCTAGGAAATATCTACGATTCGTTAGCCCAAGCCCCCGATTACGAACGCAATCCCGTGATCGTGATCCCTGGAATTTTGGGCTCGCGGCTAGTCGAAGAGGAGTCGCGACGCGTCGTTTGGGGAACGATCGATTCGCGGTCGACGAACCCGAACGATCCCGAGATCGCTGCTTTGCTAGCGTCTCCGATGGTCGAAGGGGCTCCGCTAGCATCGCTCCGCGACAATGTCGTTTCCGACGGACCGCTGGCTCGGTTGAAGATTCGCTTTCTCGGAATCCCGATCCAAGTCAACGCCTACGAAGACATTCTCGTCACGCTGGGGGTGGGTGGTTATCGCGATCCGTCTCGCGAAGAAGTCGAATACGCCAACGATCACTACAACTGCTTTCAGTTCGACTTCGATTGGCGACGCGACATCACCGAAAGCGTTGTGCTTCTGCACGAATTCATCCAGCAGCAAGCGGAGATCTCGCGAGAGAATTCGAAGCGCCGGTTCGGCATCGACAATCCCGACATCAAATTCGACATCGTCGCCCACTCGATGGGCAGCTTGGTACTGCGGTACTACCTGCGATACGGAACACAACCGCTCCCCGAAGACGGTTCGCTGCCAGAACTGACGTGGGAAGGAGCGAAATACATCGAGCGGGCGATCATGATCGCGCCGCCCAACCAAGGATCGACGCTCACGCTCAAGGAACTGTTGGCTGGCAGCAAGTTCTCCTCCTTCCTGCCGATCTACCCTCCAGCGGTTCTGGGAACGATGCCGGCGGTTTACCAGTTGTTGCCGCGAACGCGAACGGGGCTGGTTGTTCAAAAGCAAGATCCCAGCAAGACGCTCGATCTGTTTGATCCGGCGGTTTGGGAAGAGCTGGAGTGGGGCCTGACCGCTCCCGACCAAGACGAATTACTGCAAGCGATGTTGCCCGACGCGCCCGACCGCGAGACACGTGTGCGGATCGCGAACGAGCACCGCCGCAAGTGTCTGATCCGCGCCAAGAAATTGCACGCGGCGTTGGATCTGCCCGCAACGCCACCGCCCGGCTTGCAGCTGCATCTGTTTGCCGGCAGCTCCGAACCAACTGTCGAAAAGATGGTGGTCGACATGGAAACGGGCGAGTTTGAGTTTCCGTACGAGGTCGCCGGCGACGGCACCGTCACGCGGACCAGCGCGATCATGGTCGAAGAGGTGCCGGGGCAACAACCGCTGCCACGGATCTACCCGATCGCTTGGAACAGCAAGACCTTTATCCCCAGCGACCACCTGGGACTGACTCGACATCCGATCTTCGTCGACAACGTCCTATCGCTGCTGTTGGAGTCGCGCGACGCGGCCGATCTGGCTGCGATCCGATCGGCTTATGCGATCCAGTCGATGCGGAAAGCGGACGTTCCACCGCCGCTGGAAGAACTGCCGCTGATCCGCTAG
- a CDS encoding BBP7 family outer membrane beta-barrel protein — protein MILPFGLSSVAQAQYGGYSASAYNSYSAQPSAVPVHPSLQARQAPAQPAAPTYATQQPGYAAPSPNYGGPQANYAAPQPNYAPPQANYGYQPPQNFRTVAQHNGGYEAIAAPQPTPAAMQGGHVAEQVLTPENHSTMGQPVSQPMNYASGDPNCSTCNQVGSGATYSYAQPNVYVQAANAPSCGGSCETSYGAACYSEPVQVNPWFGGMSILFLTRDDNYDRPLVFDDAMPSTTRLSARDAGLDFALGYDVTVGRYIGCGQYAISATWLHIENDESDQSIMPPAAGGYRANFRSWDRIYFDQNNDGMHSNVGMPATDESVYAHFDRAESFRVRRDASYYGLEVNLSGFGIGGASRAGRPSCGGSCGSDPCGPPTGCGGLCGPMVPSCNAKMQLQWNTGLRWFHFEDEMSFSARTERFPAAPAMIETVAYDVDAQNELFGWQLGGQLSYCLGSRTSLYAGGKVGWYANDASLRQNFRSGSMPARVTDSGAYPSYANQSVSREYSDTVLATLAEIDLGIGYRICDCWTVRGGYRMLAAGGVATAIDNLSENPANLGAQNVWADSNLVLHGGYVGLDYNW, from the coding sequence TTGATACTTCCATTTGGCTTGAGCAGCGTCGCTCAGGCGCAATACGGTGGCTATTCCGCATCGGCTTACAACAGCTACTCCGCTCAACCGAGCGCGGTACCTGTGCATCCAAGTTTGCAGGCGCGGCAAGCTCCAGCGCAACCCGCTGCGCCGACCTACGCGACTCAACAGCCGGGCTACGCCGCACCAAGCCCTAACTACGGCGGACCTCAAGCCAACTACGCCGCGCCGCAGCCGAACTATGCTCCGCCGCAAGCGAATTACGGCTACCAACCGCCGCAGAACTTCCGCACCGTCGCTCAGCACAACGGTGGCTACGAAGCGATCGCTGCGCCCCAACCGACTCCTGCGGCGATGCAAGGCGGACATGTTGCCGAGCAAGTTCTGACTCCCGAAAACCATTCGACGATGGGCCAACCGGTTTCGCAACCGATGAACTACGCGTCGGGCGATCCGAACTGCTCGACTTGCAATCAAGTCGGCAGCGGTGCGACCTACAGCTATGCTCAGCCTAACGTCTACGTTCAAGCGGCTAACGCACCATCGTGCGGCGGCAGTTGCGAGACGTCCTACGGTGCGGCTTGTTATTCAGAACCGGTTCAAGTGAACCCATGGTTCGGCGGGATGAGCATCTTGTTCCTGACCCGCGATGACAACTACGACCGTCCGTTGGTCTTCGACGACGCGATGCCTTCGACCACGCGTTTGTCGGCTCGCGACGCCGGGCTCGATTTCGCACTCGGTTACGACGTCACCGTCGGCCGCTACATCGGATGTGGCCAGTACGCGATTTCGGCAACCTGGTTGCACATTGAAAACGACGAATCCGACCAATCGATCATGCCACCTGCGGCTGGCGGATACCGAGCGAACTTCCGCAGCTGGGATCGCATCTACTTCGATCAGAACAACGACGGGATGCACAGCAACGTCGGAATGCCCGCGACCGACGAAAGCGTATACGCTCACTTCGATCGCGCCGAAAGCTTCCGCGTGCGACGCGACGCTTCGTATTACGGCTTGGAAGTAAACCTCAGCGGCTTCGGCATTGGTGGTGCCTCTCGAGCCGGACGCCCATCGTGCGGCGGCAGCTGTGGCAGCGATCCTTGTGGCCCACCAACCGGTTGCGGTGGACTGTGTGGCCCAATGGTCCCATCGTGCAATGCCAAGATGCAACTGCAATGGAACACCGGTCTGCGTTGGTTCCACTTCGAGGACGAGATGTCATTCAGCGCTCGCACCGAACGCTTCCCAGCGGCTCCCGCGATGATCGAAACCGTCGCGTATGATGTCGATGCTCAGAACGAATTATTCGGTTGGCAGTTGGGTGGACAGTTGTCGTATTGCTTGGGCAGCCGCACCAGCTTGTACGCTGGCGGTAAAGTCGGTTGGTACGCCAACGATGCTTCGCTGCGTCAGAACTTCCGTTCGGGAAGCATGCCAGCACGGGTGACCGATAGCGGTGCTTATCCATCCTACGCCAACCAATCGGTCTCTCGCGAATACAGCGACACCGTTTTGGCGACCTTGGCCGAAATCGACCTTGGCATCGGATATCGAATCTGCGATTGTTGGACCGTTCGCGGTGGATATCGCATGTTGGCCGCTGGTGGTGTTGCCACGGCGATCGACAACCTTTCGGAAAACCCAGCCAACCTGGGAGCTCAGAATGTTTGGGCCGACAGCAACCTCGTCCTGCACGGCGGTTATGTTGGTTTAGATTACAACTGGTAG
- a CDS encoding metal ABC transporter solute-binding protein, Zn/Mn family: MKIDRAVGAWMLLIALIVGCQRSPESATQTQRDPSRPIRVLTTTGMVADLARNVGGDQVEVVQLLGPGTDPHLYKPTRDDVQSILGADVVFYSGLMLEGKMGDTLVRAGRSKPVWAVTEAIDETYLLEPEDAQGHFDPHVWNDIQAWSQCIEVVRKALADFDPEHADDYQDNAAKYQQQLSELHAYGLRSMQTIPAENRILVTSHDAFNYFGRAYDLQVLGVQGLSTESEAGLQRINGLVDLLIDKKVRAVFVESSVPRKNIEALVNGAASRGQEVKIGGELFSDAMGAAGSYEGTYVGMMDHNITRVVRALGGEAPERGLNDKLSE, translated from the coding sequence ATGAAGATCGATCGAGCTGTCGGAGCGTGGATGTTGCTGATCGCCTTGATCGTCGGCTGCCAGCGGTCCCCCGAATCGGCGACGCAGACGCAGCGCGATCCATCGCGCCCGATCCGCGTGCTAACGACGACTGGCATGGTCGCCGATCTCGCTCGGAACGTCGGCGGCGATCAAGTCGAGGTCGTGCAACTGCTGGGACCTGGAACCGATCCGCACCTTTACAAACCGACCCGCGACGACGTGCAATCGATCCTGGGGGCCGACGTCGTCTTCTACAGCGGGCTGATGCTGGAAGGCAAAATGGGAGACACCCTGGTCCGCGCCGGACGCAGCAAACCGGTCTGGGCGGTCACAGAAGCGATCGACGAAACGTACCTGTTGGAACCCGAAGACGCTCAAGGGCACTTCGATCCGCACGTCTGGAACGACATCCAGGCCTGGAGCCAGTGCATCGAAGTCGTCCGCAAGGCGTTGGCCGATTTCGATCCCGAACACGCGGACGACTACCAGGATAACGCAGCGAAGTACCAGCAGCAGTTGAGCGAACTGCACGCGTACGGACTGCGGAGCATGCAGACGATCCCCGCAGAGAACCGGATCCTGGTCACGTCGCACGACGCGTTCAACTACTTTGGCAGAGCCTATGATCTGCAGGTGCTAGGCGTGCAAGGGCTGTCGACCGAGTCGGAGGCGGGGCTGCAACGGATCAATGGGCTGGTCGACCTGTTGATCGACAAGAAGGTCAGGGCGGTCTTTGTCGAGAGCAGCGTGCCGCGAAAAAATATCGAAGCTTTGGTCAACGGCGCCGCATCGCGCGGCCAAGAGGTTAAGATTGGGGGCGAGCTGTTCTCCGATGCGATGGGAGCCGCGGGCAGCTACGAAGGGACTTACGTCGGGATGATGGATCACAATATCACGCGTGTGGTGCGGGCTTTGGGGGGCGAAGCCCCGGAGCGCGGCCTGAACGATAAGCTCAGCGAATGA